AATTCCGGAATACACCAACCCTATCGAAACTGTCGGAGAACAAGAAGCTCCTACTGTTGACATTCCGGAATACACCGAACCTATCGGAACTGTGGGAGAACAAGAAGCTCCTACTGTTGAAAAACCTGAATACACCATCCCTATCGGAACGGCTGGTCAAGAGGAAGCTCCTACTGTTGAAAAACCTGAATACAATAAACCTATCGGAACTAGCGGAGATCAGGCTACTCCAACCCTTAGCCTTCCTGACTATCCAGTTCAAGTCTTGAAAGATAAGGAAACTGGAGTAGAAATCATTGGTGGAGCCAGCAACTTAGAGGGAATTTCTCACGTTTCTAGCCGACATGTCCTAGCTCAGGAACTCTTTGGCAAGACCTATGATGCTTACGACCTACAGCTTAAAAATCCAACCGATCATAGCTTGCAGCCAAAAGGCTCTGTCTTAGTTCGCTTGCCTATTTCAGCTAACGTAGAAAAGGTCTACTATATTACTCCGACCAAGGAGTTGCAAGCCCTTGATTTCGACGTTCGAAACGGAAAGGTAGAATTCATCACTAATCATTTCAGTACCTATGCAGTCGTCTATCAAGCTACTGGAACAAGCTCTAACACAGAGGAAAGACCAAGTGCTTCAGATACAGAAACCTTGGCACACGAGGCTGAACAACTTTCAGCTAGTCCTAGCCTTGCTAAAGCTAGAAATCATTCTACTAAAGAACAACTTCCAGCAACAGGGGAAGCATCCAACCCACTCCTCTTCTTAGCAGGCCTCAGCCTAGCCCTTACAGCTACTTTTATGCTCAAAGGAAGAAAGGATGAATCCAGCTAACTTTTAACATCACAAAAACAGGATGAAGAACAACTTCATCCTGTTTTATTTTTTAATCAAAGGTTATTTTTACAGCAGGTATAAAAAGGCTAAGGTCAAGAGACTTGCTAGAAGCCCAACTCCCCAAAAGAAAAAGTCAACCTTCCACTCGCTCCAAGGATTGCCCTTGCCTGAGAATCCTCCAAGTTCAAAATGGTGATGGACAGGTGTCATACGGAAAATACGTTTCCCACCACTAAGTTTAAAGTAGGTGACCTGCATCATAACAGAGCTTGTCTCAAAGACATAGATAATCCCAATCAACAAAAGAGTCCATTCTTGATGGAGCGCCATAGAGATAGCTGCCAGCATCCCACCAAGAGCCAAACTTCCCACATCACCCATGAAGACCTTGGCAGGCTTGTGGTTAAAGACGAAGAAACCTAGCAAACCACCAATCATGGCAAGAATCACAAGAAGAATATCCAGTTGATTTTGCATATAAGCAATCACACCGTAAGCTGATAAGCTGATCACCACGGAAATACTTGCTAAGCCGTCAATCCCGTCAGTCAGATTCACCGCATTGGAAAAGCCAACTAGCCAGAAAAGGGCAAAGAAAATATAGAAAATTCCCAAATGAACTTGGTAGCCAAAAACTGAAAGCATATCGCCACCGCGCTCATAAAAGAGGTAGAAAATCACTCCTCCAAGAAGCTGGAGAGCAAGCTTTTGCTTAGGATTCAAGCCTTCGTTAATCTTACGGAAAATTTTGAGGAAATCATCCAAAAAACCTACCAAACCATACAAAACCAAGATAAACAAAATCATGCCTACGTTGTTGGTCAATTGTTGGGTAAAGAGAGCAAGCAGAAAGCTCACAACTACTGCAACGATAAGGAAGACAAGACCTCCCATAGTTGGAGTCCCAGCTTTAGCTTGGTGTTGTTTGACATCCTCGTGCATCTGCTGACCCGTAATCTGTGCTTTTCGATAAAATCGGATAAAGGCTGGAATGCCAATCAAGGTCAATAGAAAGGCTAGAATTCCAGCACTAATGGAACTAATC
This genomic interval from Streptococcus oralis subsp. tigurinus contains the following:
- the mraY gene encoding phospho-N-acetylmuramoyl-pentapeptide-transferase, with amino-acid sequence MISSISAGILAFLLTLIGIPAFIRFYRKAQITGQQMHEDVKQHQAKAGTPTMGGLVFLIVAVVVSFLLALFTQQLTNNVGMILFILVLYGLVGFLDDFLKIFRKINEGLNPKQKLALQLLGGVIFYLFYERGGDMLSVFGYQVHLGIFYIFFALFWLVGFSNAVNLTDGIDGLASISVVISLSAYGVIAYMQNQLDILLVILAMIGGLLGFFVFNHKPAKVFMGDVGSLALGGMLAAISMALHQEWTLLLIGIIYVFETSSVMMQVTYFKLSGGKRIFRMTPVHHHFELGGFSGKGNPWSEWKVDFFFWGVGLLASLLTLAFLYLL